A single genomic interval of Notolabrus celidotus isolate fNotCel1 chromosome 13, fNotCel1.pri, whole genome shotgun sequence harbors:
- the snw1 gene encoding SNW domain-containing protein 1 yields the protein MSLTSFLPAPTQLSQDQLEAEEKLRAQKSYSTALVSSRREPPPYGHRKGWVPRSLEDFGDGGAFPEIHVAQFPLEMGRKKKTSNALAVQVDAEGKIKYDAIARQGQNKDKVVFSKYTDLLPKEVLNEDTPELQKPDEESVKELTEKTRAALDKCVSQKIAAAMPVRAADKQAPAQYIRYTPSQQGVAFNSGAKQRVIRMVEMQKDPMEPPRFKINKKIPRGPPSPPAPVMHSPSRKMTVKEQQEWKIPPCISNWKNAKGYTIPLDKRLAADGRGLQTVHINENFAKLAEALYIADRKAREAVEMRAQVEKKMAQKEKEKKEEKLRELAQMARDRRAGIKSHGDNAGGEDGEARERDEIRHDRRKERQHDRNIARAAPDKRSKLQRDQDRDISELIALGMPNPRSASEAQYDQRLFNQSKGMDSGFAGGEDDTYNVYDQPFRGGRDMASNIYRPSKNIEKDAYADDFDTLMQNNRFVPDKEFSGADHGQRREGPVQFEEDPFGLDKFLKEAKQHGGSKRPSTSSRSKDDYHDKKRRKE from the exons atgtCTCTAACGAG CTTTTTACCAGCACCGACCCAGCTGTCCCAGGACCAGCTGGAGGCGGAGGAGAAGCTCCGGGCTCAGAAGTCCTACTCCACCGCCCTGGTTTCGTCCCGCAGAGAGCCCCCTCCTTATGGACACAGAAAAGGCTGGGTGCCTCGCTCTCTGGAG GACTTTGGAGATGGAGGAGCTTTCCCAGAGATCCATGTGGCCCAGTTTCCTCTGGAGATGGGTAGGAAGAAAAAGACATCGAACGCTCTGGCGGTGCAGGTGGATGCAGAAGGAAAGATCAAATATGACGCCATTGCGAGACAAGGACAGAACAAAGATAAG GTGGTCTTTAGTAAGTACACAGACCTTCTACCAAAGGAAGTTTTGAATGAAGACACCCCCGAACTTCAGAAACCAGATGAGGAGTCTGTAAAGGAG TTGACAGAGAAGACCAGAGCTGCCCTGGATAAGTGTGTTTCTCAAAAGATTGCTGCGGCTATGCCCGTAAGAGCTGCAGACAAACAAGCCCCAGCACAGTATATCAG ATACACCCCATCTCAGCAGGGAGTGGCATTCAATTCAGGGGCCAAACAGAGGGTGATCCGCATGGTAGAAATGCAAAAAGATCCAATGGAACCGCCACGATTCAA AATCAACAAGAAGATTCCTCGGGGACCGCCTTCTCCACCTGCTCCAGTTATGCATTCCCCAAGCAGAAAG ATGACAGTCAAGGAACAGCAGGAGTGGAAGATTCCTCCATGCATCTCCAACTGGAAAAACGCAAAG GGTTACACCATTCCTCTGGACAAACGTCTGGCTGCTGATGGCAGAGGCCTGCAAACGGTTCACATCAATGAGAACTTCGCCAAGCTGGCTGAGGCGCTCTACATTGCAGATAGAAAG GCCAGAGAGGCAGTGGAGATGAGAGCCCAAGTGGAAAAGAAGATGGctcagaaagagaaggagaagaaagaggagaaactcAGGGAGCTGGCTCAGATGGCTCGAGACCGCAGGGCAGGCATCAAGAGTCACGGGGACAACG CAGGTGGCGAGGACGGCGAGGCCAGGGAGCGTGACGAGATCCGccatgacagaaggaaagagagacagCACGACAGGAACATTGCCAGGGCTGCTCCTGATAAGAG GTCGAAGCTGCAGAGAGATCAGGACAGGGACATCAGTGAGCTCATCGCTCTGGGCATGCCCAACCCTCGCTCGGCCAGTGAGGCACAATACGACCAGAGACTCTTCAATCAGAGCAAG GGTATGGATAGTGGTTTCGCTGGTGGTGAAGACGACACATACAATGTGTACGACCAGCCGTTCCGTGGAGGCAGAGATATGGCCTCAAACATCTACAGACCCAGCAAGAACATCGAGAAGGACGCTTACGCAGATGACTTTGACACACTCATGCAAAACAACAG GTTTGTACCAGACAAAGAGTTCTCAGGTGCCGACCACGGGCAGAGGCGAGAAGGTCCTGTGCAGTTTGAGGAGGATCCCTTCGGTCTGGATAAGTTCTTGAAGGAAGCCAAGCAGCACGGAGGCTCCAAGAGACCTTCTACCAGCAGCCGCTCGAAGGACGACTACCACGACAAGAAACGCAGGAAGGAGTGA